The following proteins are encoded in a genomic region of Eulemur rufifrons isolate Redbay chromosome 18, OSU_ERuf_1, whole genome shotgun sequence:
- the C18H6orf62 gene encoding uncharacterized protein C6orf62 homolog isoform X2: protein MSENLSDPVSPVVRKKKSALFEVSEVIPVMTNNYEENILKGVRDSSYSLESSIELLQKDVVQLHAPRYQSMRRDVIGCTQEMDFILWPRNDIEKIVCLLFSRWKESDEPFRPVQAKFEFHHGDYEKQFLHVLSRKDKTGIVVNNPNQSVFLFIDRQHLQTPKNKATIFKLCSICLYLPQEQLTHWAVGTIEDHLRPYMPE, encoded by the exons aagaaaaagtcAGCACTTTTTGAAGTGTCTGAGGTTATACCAGTCATGACAaataattatgaagaaaatatccTGAAAGGTGTGCGAGATTCCAGCTATTCCTTGGAAAGTTCCATAGAGCTTTTACAGAAGGATGTGGTACAGCTCCATGCTCCTCGATACCAGTCTATGAGAAGG GATGTAATTGGCTGTACTCAGGAGATGGATTTCATTCTTTGGCCTCGGAATGATATTGAAAAAATTGTCTGTCTCCTGTTTTCTAGGTGGAAGGAATCTGATGAGCCTTTTAGGCCTGTTCAG gCCAAATTTGAGTTTCATCACGGTGACTATGAAAAACAGTTTCTGCACGTACTGAGCCGCAAGGACAAGACTGGAATTGTTGTCAACAATCCTAACCAGTCAGTGTTTCTCTTCATTGACAGACAGCACTTGCAG ACTCCAAAAAACAAAGCTACAATCTTCAAGTTATGCAGCATCTGCCTCTACCTGCCACAGGAACAGCTCACCCACTGGGCAGTTGGCACCATAGAGGATCACCTCCGTCCTTATATGCCAGAATAG